The sequence gaaaaatacacTGATGAAAAACACACCTCTGTATTCGTATGATGAGAGGTAGTCATCCTTTAGTTATTAGATTAGCCTACCTGTTAGCGCAGTGGTTGACAGGTGCTAAAACAAGGATGTAACTAGTAACTGGTAATTATTAGCTTCCATCTGGCCTGCAGTGTTACAGCAATTCTCAGCATGTTATTCCTTCACGGCAGCTTTTTCCCCTCTAATCCTGACATCATATCACCTTGACCTTTAACAGGTGACTGAGCATCCCTGAGGGAAGCTAACAAAAGGCCATCACTGCGTTTCCTACTGATACCACTGATGTGATATCAATTGGTATCTTGTAGCGAGGGGGATTTACTTCGCTGCTGCATGAAGCTCTGTTCATCTCAGAGCATGACTGTCacagtgagtaaaaaaaaaaaaagggggggggggggggggggcttagcCGCCACCCATCACCCCACGTGCCGCATGGGAGGGCAGCGACAGCACTGATTGAGAGCAACACCCGTCAGGTGAGTCTTTCACAATTGACGGTGCAGAAGGAGCATCGAGTGGACTGTTTGCACCGCTAATCTCTGATGCGGCGACCTGTCGGTCTGCCACAAGTCTCCGGCGGTTGGATGCGATGAGCCTGCACACACAAGCTCACCCCAGGATCTCTGCTATTATCTCCCTGAACAGAACGAGGCGCGCTGATATGCTCTAAATAcatttcattatcatcatcatgattCTATCGCTAATTCTGTGTTGTGGTTTTGCAGCCGGGCCCTCCCGGGACGTGTCTGAGAGACTGAATGATTAAAACATGTACGATGAAGCATGCACCAAAACGTCCCTGCAGGCTTCCGCGCAAGATACGTGTAAGCATCTCCACTGACACTTGGAGTCAGCCAACAGCAGAGGAGGTCGTCTACTGAGACTGATGAAGAACCTCCGGGTAATCGCAAGCATGCCAATTCGATGCAATGGGATTGACCTGAGCTGACCTCATCTGTATCCATAAATCCACATTATACTTTCTGTCATGACGCAAGTGTCGCTACTCTCCAAATGTTAGAACAAAAACAGTTTCCGGTCATTCCTGGCCTGCGTTTTGGCCCGTTTCTGTGTGGCTGGAAAGGCGAGGATAAAGTTTTGTGACAGCATTTGATGAATGTTTAATCCAACATTCATACACGGCAAACTGGGATTTGGTCCCCAGTCAAAACCCACCAAAGACACACAGCAGGTGTGTGAAATATTCATTCACTACACGCTTCATTAACAATGAAACATACCGTGGTCGCCTTTCATGTATTCATTTCGATTATTGAAACAAAAGACAGAAAAATGGGCGATTAAAACATAGTGGGCGTGCTATTCTATATTTGTCTTACAGATTTGTAACCATTTGTTTTGTGACAAATAACTCCTGCCTGCTGAAATCCCGCTGTCATCTTGCTGGGAGTCAGACAGCGCTCATGTTGCGGGCTGTGACAAATGTCTGCCTGCGACTCGTCAGCGCTGCGTGCAGCTGCAGCAGCGGTTTGACCCTTGACCTGTCCAGGAACATCTGCTAACTCATCGCAtaagacattctgattaatgtccGAGGCGTGTACTGATCAGTGTTCCTATTTGTATTAATTAACACGGTAAAATGACAGTGAATGATTTGTCATCTGTGCCGACTGACAGCAGACGGATAAAGTGACAGATGCCATGCCTTCCAGGGATGGAATCTGTTATCTTTCCCTCACAAAGTGATGGCAATGCCACTATGGAGTGTTCAGCGCCTTTTCAGTATAGACCCCGCCCCTTTGAATGGATGTGTCAAGTAGATTACTGAATTTCCCAGCGGAGATCATTAAAGTTTCATTTAAtctcatttaattaaaacaagaaTGTGCAAGTCCTTGACACACTGTCCAAAGCGATATTGTTCGGCCGCGTCAGGCCTCTGATAGTCATAAAATGTAGTCACGTGACATTTCAAGACACAGTTTTAAGGTCAAGACATGTTTagagaaaaaaacatatatggGGTATATAAttttgcggaaaaaaaaaaatgttgcacatTAGCCTCAGTtttgctggctttttttttttttttttaataaatctgaCACGGCATAATACAGTTAGCTGCAAAAGTGACTGACATCACCACCTgctaaatgacatttaatttttatattcaACTTTCTTTATTGACAAAATTTCTGTGCCCAAAATTATACATACAGTACGTTCTTAGTACAAATataaaatcatttttgatgtCCTGCAGCACAAATTAAGCTGTCCAACTgccaccaaaataaatacaaccgtGTAACGTTAAATCACATATTCCTGACTAACTATATTATTTTATGGCATGCGCAATTATTTACCTTGACGTTTGCGAATTCCTTTTGTAGCAGTCAGCCAACTGTTCTGCGGGACAACAGTGATTTAGTCGCATTACTCGTAAGGAAGAGGGCTTTCCATTTATTTGTTCCCATAAGCACGTGAATCATGAGCTTGTCAAAAGTTGCAGATATCTTTTtgccttttgtctttttcacaAGCAGAGAAAGTTCAAAATTCAAGAAAAATATTGAAGTTTGGGGATAAAGTTCCTGCTTATCATGCATTCTTGTTAATCAAAAACTGCATTTAGCTCGTTTATAGACCTATACGGACCTTTGTgtgaaaatcttaaaattataaGACTTTACTTTGTTAAGGTGACTGTAAAATGAAATCTGGGTTGCATAGCAATGCACTGACTGAAATACTTGCATGTTCATTTCATTGCTCAATGGCACAGTTGCTGTGTATTTCGCTACTGTAACTGactatacatacagtatacgtTCGTGTAGTACTTATAACAAGACTCACTAACCTaaatataaaaaggaaaatgtcacttTCTTTAAGTATAGATTAAGAAATATTTGCTCAAATATGGTAAGTTAAATAAACTGAGTGAGAGATGGAGATTAGTTTAAACACCAGACATTTACTACGATCTCAAAATGTTTGTTCACTCACTGTAACAGATTGTTCTCACTCCCAACGACAGGTATAAAAGTGGTGGAGACTTCCATATTAGGGGAGCACTATAAGCACAAAATTAAGTTTGAAGTGATAGAATTAGAAATGTTAATGGAAGACAGGCAAAGATATTACTGCAAAATCTATTGCGATAATTTAGGGGAAGCAAGCAACTGGATAAAAgccatgttttgtttgatttaactcATCCCGAGTTTGTTGCAATTGGATATACTGGATGTGCTCACCTgtgataaaaatttgaaataGCATACCAGAAGACTGCACTGAAACCAAATGACTCAGATGCAAGAAAATGTGGCGCCGAAAGAGGTTTTGTCATAATTAacatggcatgactccttcttgtgactggctCATATTCAAAAGCTTCAAAATTTGCATTGCTTAATAGATGATATGTCATGATACTTTTTTCGTTTcgagcatttaattaattaatttttttactatGGGTGTCGGGCGATTAAAACTTTAAATCCTAATTAATCTCAtggcttcaatagttaactcacaatgaatcacaaattttatctcttctaaatgtacaatattttttttccctcagtttTCAGACTCTTGTTAAcaaaagtggggggaaaaaagttaaatagtaATAAGGCTGCATATTTTAATCATTGATAGTCATTCCAAAATAATTCagaaatttgcataaaaataaaaaatgtaatgtaaaaaacaagtgtgatattgatttatgttgaggccatttttctgccactagatggcaaaattGTATCTGTAAGACATtggagtgcattttttttttcatattaattaacatgaagtaattttGAAATTCTacaaatttttaaaattgtaaaacctGCAACTTGAtaacagtctccacaaatatatgaattattattaaatttataactgctaaattttgacgtggacgtgtctgctacgTTGTAACTGAAACCGCCCagcacaggctttccaagtaaggggcggtcattaagcacacagttaaaaaaaaaaaaatagtggtgtgAAAGGAACTTCAAATTAAGGCACTAATTTAGACAccccaatttttatttatttatttattttacacaaacATCACGTGTTCTCCCATGTCCCTTTCAAACAATGCGCTCTGCAGACACACCAAAGTTTGGGCCCATTTTTGCGCATGCAACCCTTTCGTGAATCAGGCCCTCTTTGGGGTAATGTGATTGGCATTCGAGTGAAGCGATGAGTTCAAAAGGACAACATCTCAGAGATCAGGCACGCATTTTCCACATTTGATCAGTGCCTGCTCTGACAGCTGGCGGGTCAAAACACCACAACAATCACCTTGTGCATAAAAACGATACATCTGTTTTACATTTCCACATTAAAGTGCCTACACCTTTTCTTCCTCGCGAGACACATGAAGGTGTCGGCCTACACGTTTGTCTTCTCCTTATGCTCGATTACCACTTCTGTTTATGGTGGCAAGATGTACTCACGATCACTGTTATTctgagtatttattttagttatttgacACATACTCAGGTATGACAGCTGTGACATAAAATGCATTGGCTGTTTACAGCCTTTAACCTGGCAAAACCATCTGGGAAGGAGTGGATAAAACCGGTTTGGAAAAGGCCAGCCATTTTCTATTGGCCTGGTTTGTTTGAAGCCTGTTTCTCTCCCAAGGTTATTAACGTAAAGTCTATTTTTGAAAGCCCATTGCAAATTGTAACCTACATAGGAATCAGGGTAGTGAGATAAGAAGTGATATTGTTTTCTGGTAGTGGTAGCCTTCACAGCTCAAACAGTGCAACTTTggtaaataaatgcaaattgaTAATGCAAGCAAATACAGTAGAAACAAATAACGTATGTGGAATATTTAGGCTAAGGCTTAGTGTAGTCTACTTTACTTGTATACAGTGGACTTCCAGCATGTTTCTGAGTttgcagcatttttatttacaccACCCTTTGGTAATAGCTCGGCGGAATTTTCACTCATTCTCAATTTGATGAACATGTTTGTAcaatctgtgtgtgtttttataatCTTACTTTGAGCCGAGGATCTGTGCCAAAAGGCATCCCCCCCCATATTTTCAGTTGTCTTCGTGTCTTGTTCTTGTACGAGCAATTTGTGCATGCCTATGAAGATTTCGACTTAAACATGAAAAACTATATGCCGACTGTAGGTGTATGTATACCTTGGCTATGTAAATgatccataaaaaaaatccccaacacATGTGGGAAAATATGATATGGGCAAAAACCaaggaaaacattttgtttataatgccaaagctatgtttgtttgttttccgacaTCAACACAACACTGCTAATCATCATAAAACCACAATACCTTCAGTGAAGCGCAGCGATGGCAGTATCATGCTTGGGCTGTTTGCACAAAAACTTCAGGCTTCTGTTAGAaagcagcagcaaaaaaaaaacaaaaaaagtcaagaaaCCCTGCTAGGGTGTCTTAAATTAAAACAGGCTCTTTAATTGATGTCAGGTGTGTTGACTCAACCACATGAGATCGAATGTGATTGGTTTATTTAATCCACATCTGAATTCATAACATTGTGAGCATACTTGCGCAACCTCATTATTCcagttgtttattttgcttCTGCTCTGTTGTCTGGTGTGAGTTCTTTTCTtgcgttttctttctttctgtattTCTTTCATagattcagttgatttgtaccGTGGAAGGTTTTGAAATAATTTATCTTGGTCCGTGTGACATATATCACAATTTGAACAggctacatattttttttatactccaTTGTATTGCCATTTCAAATGCAATTTGTACAACAGGTTTTTAACAGCACTAAGAAAGACATGCaagaaacctaaaaaaaaaaaaaaaaggtttttgtcTAATTATTAACAAGAAATAGCAAAATATAGAGGGTAAAATTAAAAGGCAACGCAAAAATAAAGATGGATCAAAAATTACacgagaaaaatgtttttcatccctggaaaaaaaaaaaaatcggaggaAATGTCGTCATTCGTGACGTCACTTCCATAAACAATAAATATGGCGGCCCCCATCGAGCCGGCTCTTGTTGCTGATATTCAGACATCGTATGAATTTATTGAGATGGACCAAGGGTCCGCCGATGATAGTGTCCAAAGTACGGGCGATGTGCTGGTGAAACGGGATCCGGCAATCCCGCTCTATTCCCCGCTGACCGGCACGCAGCCGCTTGTTTGGTCTCAGGACCATCGCCTAGCAGTATGTACTGCCAAGTCGCTGGCAATCATGGAGCTGGTTTGCGACATTCACAGCAGCAAAGAGGACCTGATACTGAATAGGACTTCAATTCCTGTCCCCAGTAAGCGTTACGAAATGCGGGTAATTATGCTCTACTTCTTTGATCACTTCAATCACGAGGGAAACTGGCTCAAAAAACGTCTACAAAACTGGACTACAGTCAGCGAGAGCGAAAGTACTCGGAAAAGTAAAAACGTGCAAAATAATGAACTTTTGCTACGAATTATATATCATCCTCATTAATTTTGTTAACATCCGTTAATCTGCTATTATACCGTGATTACAGTAGTTTGCCGTGAAAAGATTCCAGCTGTGGCCGTTAGGGCAATGTCAGTCcagtaattttgactgcagattgaTCACAAGGTACATTGAAATTGTTCAACTGCACAACTGTTCAATAAACACGTGAAACAAAACGGcttatttatattaaaataaatgaataaataaataaaacattaaggcCATGGATAGGGAATATCTTGTTGTCTTCAATGCTCCCTGGTTCACGCTCCGTCTCAAAAATCCCGAAGACGTCTCTCTAGTTACATCATGTGGTTATCTGTGGATGtaaatgagaaaaaacaaacagaccaaTTTTGACAACGTAAGGAGAAACAATTACAGATGTCTGTGTTCAAAAAGTAAGTTgtcatcaaaataaatacacaagtgAATTACAAGGATAGTTCCTTgagaggtaaatacaatttactaaTGTAGaacttgctctttttttctttttttttgatgacttttgttttttaataatttttctgTGTGTTAAACGTATAGGTTGGTGCCCGAAAAGAGCAGCTTAAGGCCATGACGCACTTCAACTCACACCATGACATGCCCACAAAGCAAGAGTTTCACCTGGATCGAGTGATGAATCCCTTCAGAGGAGAATTCAACGGAATTAAATACGCTAGTTGGTCGCCGTTAGGTTGCGATTTCAGCGGGCGCTGCTTGCTAGCGTGCCTAACTCTAGACCACAGACTCACCATCCATCACAGCGACAGGCGTCTCGTATGGAACACGCTGGTCAATCTCACTGATAAGTACGGTAAGATGCTACAAGAACGAGAATACGCCAAGCAAGACGGAACTCTGCCAGAGGAAAGCTTGTTGAATTTTGAGGAGCTGCAGCGGCGCTACCAAATGCAGACCCCTGTGAGGATGGAGTGGTCAAGCATTTACACGCTCAAACAGGTGCAGTCAGACAACTCCTGCCTTAACGTGGAGATGGTCCTCCTCGCCGTTTTGATGGAAAACGGCGACCTTGTTTTGTGGAAGTTCGCGGTGCCTTTTGAGAACGGCGCCGATGTTGTTTTTTACGAAGCCATTGAGTCGGGTGTGAGCAGTCCCACCGGTTTGGCCTGGTGGGAGTATGAACATGCAGATCGGCGAATGAGCGGCTTGATCGTGGGCAGCGAATTGGGCCCTCTTAAGATCATGCCAGTCAACTTGTCGGGGGTCAAGGGTTACTTCACCCTGCGACACCCCGTCGTCCTCTGGAAGGAGTGCGACCGCATAGCCGTGGAGAACATCAGATGCGTCTCGTTGGTCCACCCGCTTCACAAAACGAGCTGCAGCCTCATCGTGGCGTCTCGCGGTTGCTACGTCTTCTGGTGCTTGCTCATGATTTCGCCCGCCGGACTAAACGTGCACACTTCTCACATGGTGGGCCTCCACTCTCTCCCCGTGGCGTCGCTCGCAGTGAACCAACACGGCGTTGTGTACACGTGCTCCCCTGATGGGTGCATCAAAAAGCTGACGCCAACATTCACAGACAGCACTTTGTCTTTCAAACGAGAGGAAATGCTGTGTCCCGAAAGCCTGACGAACCGGCGTCCGCATGGGATTGCCGTGAGCCACAATGAAGCTTATATTGCTCTGGTCAGCACTCAAGGTTTGGTCGACTCATTTCATCCAATTGTCAGGACCTACCACGTACACTTTATCGCTTTAAAATCGCCAGAAACGGCAGCAGGGCTCCTGTTAAACCCCCCCACGGAGAACCTGTACAAGCAGGCTGACCTGCTGGACCTTGTGAGGTGGAAcatcatgaaaaataaaaacattcctcAGGCATTACAGCAGGATCTTGATCAGAAGATCCGGGAGGTGGACTCGCCCTACTTCTGGCGTTTGCAACTGTTTTTGGTGCGGTTTCTGCACCAGTCACTCCAGACGCCGCCGACGGACCACCACTGGAAACCTTCTGACAAGCTTAGCAGCGTGCTCATGCAGGACGAAGAGGACGAGGGCGGCGAAATCGACAGCGATTTGGCAGGAGAGCGCAAAGCGGCGAAGAAGGAGAATCCCGAGGAGCAGATGGAGCAGTTGCAGGCGCGGATCAACTTGCTGGAGATCCACCTTGTGAGAAAGAACATGAAGAAGTTGCTCGGGGAGGTGTACCTCAACACCAAAAAAACACAGAAGACGTGCATTCCTACTAGCGGCCTGGCTGAGCACCTCTTGAAGGACTGCGATGACAAAAATGCTGAGGTAACAAACCGTGATCGACTTCTGTGAAATTGATGTAGCCTCTCTTTTTCCCAATTTTATGAAAACATTCCTTGAATCCAAATGTATCTTCTGCCCTCTCTTCGTGATACTTGCTTCACAAAGTGGCCTGTATATTCCGTATCAGAGCATACTGCTAGGTATCCACTAGCCAGGTTTGTGCACAGaccacaaacataaacaaaaatggcacaaaaatgctaatttaaaaaaaaaagtaacagaaataaattattagcatataaaaaataaacactcaaATAGAAAAGGAAATAATCTGTTGCGGAATCAAACAGTTTCCATAAAAGAGGCACCAAGTGCACAAATAACTAATATGTTTAATGCCATACAAGTGCAGTAGGGCTTTGAGATAAGAGTGACCCAATTTAGGAGTTTTTCGAGATATGAGCCATCGagttttcttttcttacaaGCACAAACTTGATACGAGTGCTTTATGGTCGATGACTAAACTCACTTCACACCAAGAATGTGATATAAATATTGTTTATAAATGGCTTAAAGGGAAAGTCATTTATCCCACTCCCCCCATTAGTTAATATTagtattgcgttagtggaatatgagttaaagcaGCAaagtccagccatttttatctatctcagggggcggccattttgcaacttgctgtcgactgaagatgacatcaatgttgctccaggctcaggcaacgaccaatcacaactcacctgttttctgaagctgaggtgtgattggttgttacctgagatctaaagatggataaaaacggctggattttgcatcataactcatattccacaaataacaATATAACAGCACTGAAAGGCCACTGACAGAATTGAACTgttcaaaacataaaacaatggCCACAAAGTCCCCTTTCAGGTaaaaattaatgaattattCATTTCAGTCATGGGGTCTTGGATTAAATGTGTTCTATATTTTAGGTCCTGATCGGCCACATCAAGAAAAAGATGAACAAGCAGACATTTCCGGAGTGTTGCAGCTTGTGTCAAGAGGTGCTGCCCTTCACGGACCACAAACAAACAGTATGCGGAAACGGTCACGTATGGTTCAGGTAGGTACTGACTGACCTGTCAGACACCCTGCACCCAAAGTAGATACTTTCTTGATGCAGCCATCACGTCATCCCCTGTTTTGATCTGTACACATGCAACCCACTTGTTGTGGGACATCCTAACCATCAACTCTCAGATTTTTGCCGTGGTCTCGTCCAGGTGCGTGTTGTCATATCAGGCATGCCAGACCCTGACGTTCCGACGCTGCCTCTTGCAGGATAGCATCTCCGGGATCTCACAGCCTGACGGTTAGCTGCACTTCCTATCTTATTGCTGTTATGATTAtctgtattaactcattcactgccagtcattatagaaaatttttacatttccaatactcacgtgatattccattcaataattatatataaaccgaatctaccaaataacagaatagactccctactttttgtcccgtcccgttcttttataattgacagcagaaaaatgtaggtttgccaaaatacagccatttctcccatggactctgaaactgtgtttatttcctataaaatggggctatgatgtcatctaccggtggttgggcatcagtaaagttgtttccaagtttgatatttacagtggagcatgctcagattcgcccccatttagcaccgctctaaaaaatacaattgacaagtatacttgtcaaaggcagtgaatgttaataggcaaaactgtcaaaaaaaaaaaagttgtcatttcAAGCTTATTTGTCCATATTAGCTTAAAAAATAATTGCCTTCCACGTTCTGAAAATGTGTATGGCCCAAAATCTTGCAAGCAGACCCTGATTGGCTGATTAGTGGGTGCACATCAGGGGCAAAACGAGAAAATAATTCTTCGGAGGCCTAATTCCCCTTCACGCCATCACAGAACAAGCCTTGTCCCAGATGTTTCAGGGTTTGATGTTAGTATAATCAAGAATTCACATTTTACAACACCCAAAAGACACACATGGGCCTGATGGAGTTCTGCCGACCGAGTAGACATACAGGGGAAGAAGAGATTATGCAAATTAGACAGTGGCCGTCTGAATCTCACAAAGGGGAACTCTAGTGCAGGTACAAATGATCTCACCTTCCTTCACTTTGGTTCACGCCTGACCCTCAGACCTCACAACATCAAATCATTTGAAGTAATTTTTGTTCAAGTATGGATTCTaattctcaacctttttttccaGTGATGTACCCTCtgtgagatttatttttttttttcagccaagtacccCTTAACCAGCACACATCATTTCTGATTGaggaagaaagggaaaaaaaattaaaacagtgCTGTGCCTCATTGTCTGATTTTATTATTCAACTTTGGAACTCGATTTGTTTTTATGTGGTCTCTTGAAGTATTTGGAAACAAAAATatctaactttaaaaaaaaaaaagaataaataatttaattataaatgaAGATTTGTACATACCGATTATTATCAACAtaaagtgtcatgttttgggaTCATAGTAAATCTGTGTTCTCAAAAATAATTACCTTAATTTTAAATAACGTTTTCCAGTGATTGACACGTGATTCTAGGTGGCATATGACaagtttcattcattttatgaacttatttatttttattttattttgttagaaatatttacatgtactcaaacattttaaaagctCACGTACATTATTAGCCTGTGCAAACTTTTGTGTGCAAGAGTTAATAAAAAGGGTAAATTGTGTATGAGAATTATTGTAATTAGCTTAGTTTAAGAATTTTCTTTTatcataattaattataattaaacaattatttaatttaactaGCAAGTCTTCCAATTTTGCGAGTATCTCGAACGTACTTCCGAATATGTTCCGAATGTACTTGCCAGTACAGAAACTTAAGACATGGATGAATTTCCCGTTACTGAACGGAAATGTTTTGTTCTAACGTAGTTTGTtgaattgtattgtattgtattgttcaTATTGTTGATTTCTTTCCCTTAGACCCGGAGTGGATAAAGAAGATACTGCAGACGTCGTGCGCACTCTGTGACTCGCCAATGATGTAGCGCTAAACAACCGCCGCGGCATCAGCAAATTCCTGCAACAGCCTCAGTTTTACAATCACGGAATCGCGTCTCTTAATTAtatctatgtatgtatgtcTTAAAATTGGAAATAAAAGTCTTTGAAGATATGTTGACGCTTGTATTTCCTCACCAGCTGAGCCTGTAAATGAAGCTGCTGAGGCTTTGAATTAGTATTTTAATGAGGTAAAACGTGGACTCAaactttacacttttttttttttctgcaaaaaaaataaaaaatccactcaGGCACAGTGTTTGCACAAAGATGCAAAGGCAAGTTTGAAATGTGGTTATATCTGGAGGCTTTCATTATTCAGTAGAACTTGAGGGCACCATAAATAAGTTGCCTCGCCCCCCCCACATTTCTCCTGTATTTCCAAACCTTTGGTGTAGTTTTATTGCAAGTAAGTGGAACTTACTTACCGCTAGACctattttagtaattttatactttttctttcttttttgagtGCAACAAATAATACATTCTGAATAAAACATAGTcttagcacacaaaaaaaaatcagcgcacCTACTTTAATTGGCAGCGTAAAACAATTTCCATGCtttgggaggaggaggagggcggcGGTGCTCAGTCATTCTCTCAGATGAGGACTTCCGCTAATGTAAACGCAGAATAGAAGAAACGGCGAGGCAGATGAGATGAGCGAGAGGCTGGAAGAAAGTGAAAAGTGTGCTTAAAAACCTGCCGTGCTACCTCCCGCGGGAGCGGCTTGTAATGAGATTCAGCAGTAATGAGGGACAGAACATGGTGCCAGATGTGATTCTAATTCTAATCAAGTAGAGGAGGGTGGTGGCGAGGGCGTGTGAGCATATTGTTAAATACaatttaagtcttttttttttttttttttttttttttcccccccccccccaaaatttgGAGGGAATAGGGGCTTAGGGGAGTGGAAACAGTCTTGGTGGCATGTTCTCCATCCCTCTATTGGGCCCATTTCCTTGTGATGTGGTGTGTCGCTATCTTGGGATCAAAGAGGAAGGTGGGCCTGCAGctcgcccttttttttttttttttttgacctagTGGTAGATATTCACTTATTCTGTGTAACTTTGGGTGGTGCACTTCTCTTCAAAAAGTGTTCATCCAGCGTTGATAGCTGTACAAAGTGTTGTCCAATTTAGGACAACTTAGGACAATTTCGAGTTGAACCTAACACATGAATATTttctgaaatgtgggaggaagctttaattattgaaattaattattattaataataattatattaattattaatattattaagaattatttttattattattttaaacttccttatgttaaatgttttaaagtttgttgaataatattttaagattgtttgttctttttagtaaattgtgtaacctattttcatttatttttcttcctctgaatgttaactaactgttgatgcttatgtgttgcctttccttttgtaaagcacattgagttgccttgtgtatgaaatgtgctaaacaaataaacttgcctgcCTGGAGTAAAACCATGCAAGCACAGGGTAAACACCACACGGGAATATTCAGAGAAATTAATGCAACGTCTCACTATATTAAGAAAAGTGGAACAAGAAATTATTGATCTGAACTATTTTTTCCAtccatggatggatggttggttggggCCAGTGCTTCAGAATCTTTTAAGGAGAACGTCAATGCCACCTACTATCGTGGATGTGCAATTGCAccttattttagatttttatttttttttatatagatatatatttttttaaacgtgttcTCTGGGCTT comes from Festucalex cinctus isolate MCC-2025b chromosome 15, RoL_Fcin_1.0, whole genome shotgun sequence and encodes:
- the gtf3c4 gene encoding general transcription factor 3C polypeptide 4 isoform X1, producing the protein MAAPIEPALVADIQTSYEFIEMDQGSADDSVQSTGDVLVKRDPAIPLYSPLTGTQPLVWSQDHRLAVCTAKSLAIMELVCDIHSSKEDLILNRTSIPVPSKRYEMRVGARKEQLKAMTHFNSHHDMPTKQEFHLDRVMNPFRGEFNGIKYASWSPLGCDFSGRCLLACLTLDHRLTIHHSDRRLVWNTLVNLTDKYGKMLQEREYAKQDGTLPEESLLNFEELQRRYQMQTPVRMEWSSIYTLKQVQSDNSCLNVEMVLLAVLMENGDLVLWKFAVPFENGADVVFYEAIESGVSSPTGLAWWEYEHADRRMSGLIVGSELGPLKIMPVNLSGVKGYFTLRHPVVLWKECDRIAVENIRCVSLVHPLHKTSCSLIVASRGCYVFWCLLMISPAGLNVHTSHMVGLHSLPVASLAVNQHGVVYTCSPDGCIKKLTPTFTDSTLSFKREEMLCPESLTNRRPHGIAVSHNEAYIALVSTQGLVDSFHPIVRTYHVHFIALKSPETAAGLLLNPPTENLYKQADLLDLVRWNIMKNKNIPQALQQDLDQKIREVDSPYFWRLQLFLVRFLHQSLQTPPTDHHWKPSDKLSSVLMQDEEDEGGEIDSDLAGERKAAKKENPEEQMEQLQARINLLEIHLVRKNMKKLLGEVYLNTKKTQKTCIPTSGLAEHLLKDCDDKNAEVLIGHIKKKMNKQTFPECCSLCQEVLPFTDHKQTVCGNGHVWFRCVLSYQACQTLTFRRCLLQDSISGISQPDDPEWIKKILQTSCALCDSPMM
- the gtf3c4 gene encoding general transcription factor 3C polypeptide 4 isoform X2, whose amino-acid sequence is MTHFNSHHDMPTKQEFHLDRVMNPFRGEFNGIKYASWSPLGCDFSGRCLLACLTLDHRLTIHHSDRRLVWNTLVNLTDKYGKMLQEREYAKQDGTLPEESLLNFEELQRRYQMQTPVRMEWSSIYTLKQVQSDNSCLNVEMVLLAVLMENGDLVLWKFAVPFENGADVVFYEAIESGVSSPTGLAWWEYEHADRRMSGLIVGSELGPLKIMPVNLSGVKGYFTLRHPVVLWKECDRIAVENIRCVSLVHPLHKTSCSLIVASRGCYVFWCLLMISPAGLNVHTSHMVGLHSLPVASLAVNQHGVVYTCSPDGCIKKLTPTFTDSTLSFKREEMLCPESLTNRRPHGIAVSHNEAYIALVSTQGLVDSFHPIVRTYHVHFIALKSPETAAGLLLNPPTENLYKQADLLDLVRWNIMKNKNIPQALQQDLDQKIREVDSPYFWRLQLFLVRFLHQSLQTPPTDHHWKPSDKLSSVLMQDEEDEGGEIDSDLAGERKAAKKENPEEQMEQLQARINLLEIHLVRKNMKKLLGEVYLNTKKTQKTCIPTSGLAEHLLKDCDDKNAEVLIGHIKKKMNKQTFPECCSLCQEVLPFTDHKQTVCGNGHVWFRCVLSYQACQTLTFRRCLLQDSISGISQPDDPEWIKKILQTSCALCDSPMM